Proteins from a genomic interval of Liolophura sinensis isolate JHLJ2023 chromosome 3, CUHK_Ljap_v2, whole genome shotgun sequence:
- the LOC135463739 gene encoding uncharacterized protein LOC135463739 isoform X6 — translation MGMSLERVQFKFASIIGELCSQPDVLSQFAVWLDLRLAEYKLKGAISLDCSGEEPDPIWLKGLSKQKTPSRLNSQTDRRTQIHSPGAYRSPSLHRPAHSSSDSDIPQSQSHSVPSRELAERLSPDVVVVKEEPDVYPVSLHAHENRKRSATDSVSIDFRDGPKQRRMSTTESPSHQSLMSVIGGFDNDTIKDSENRGGNSDFPSTSIADNVTLPDLSADVSVDDLSFNKTAADFADQTDFGQDTVNTSETSGVMVQAERLRTSGSYTRAKEEDEQLRRERMSRIPNRENMSKSRLANITSTVALFERWLWVSHEQEKRGIHDIYPEELDGYLTEFFSTIKQPNGNNYSPGSLSSLRGYLEFYLRCTNYPASITGNSGVFQQSQAAFRRKINEIRQEMATSTLPAEHT, via the exons ATGGGGATGTCACTGGAAAGAGTGCAGTTCAAATTCGCCTCCATCATTGGAGAGCTCTGCAGCCAACCAGATGTTCTCTCCCAGTTTGCAGTGTGGTTAGACCTCAGACTGGCAGAGTACAAGTTAAAAGGGGCCATATCACTTG ATTGCTCTGGAGAAGAGCCAGATCCAATATGGCTGAAGGGATTAAGCAAACAGAAGACCCCATCCAGACTAAACAGTCAGACTGACAGACGGACGCAAATTCATAGCCCAGGTGCCTACAGAAGCCCATCATTACACAGACCAGCTCACTCATCTTCAGATTCAGACATTCCCCAATCACAATCTCACTCTGTGCCCAGCAGAGAGCTGGCTGAGCGACTTTCacctgatgttgttgttgttaaagagGAACCCGATGTTTATCCAGTTAGCTTGCACGCACATGAAAATCGCAAGCGTTCAGCCACGGACAGTGTATCTATTGACTTCAGAGATGGACCAAAACAGAGACGAATGTCAACCACTGAATCGCCTTCCCATCAAAGTCTCATGTCAGTCATTGGTGGATTTGATAATGACACTATAAAGGATAGTGAAAACAGGGGAGGCAACTCTGATTTTCCCTCCACCAGTATTGCAGATAATGTGACATTGCCAGACTTGAGTGCTGATGTGTCAGTGGACGATTTGTCTTTTAACAAAACAGCTGCTGATTTTGCTGATCAAACAGACTTCGGCCAAGACACCGTCAATACTAGCG AGACTTCAGGAGTAATGGTTCAGGCTGAGAGGTTGAGAACATCCGGCTCCTACACTAGAGCCAAGGAGGAAGACGAACAACTCCGGCGGGAACGCATGAGTCGAATACCAAACAGGGAGAACATGTCCAAATCACGATTGGCAAACATCACCAGTACTGTGGCCCTGTTCGAGAGATGGCTATGGGTCTCACACGAACAAGAGAAGCGAGGCATTCACGACATATATCCTGAGGAACTTGACGGGTACCTGACAGAGTTTTTCTCCACCATTAAACAACCAAACGGCAATAATTACTCTCCAGGTTCTCTTTCGTCATTGCGAGGTTATTTGGAGTTCTACTTGCGGTGTACAAACTACCCAGCATCTATCACCGGCAACTCTGGAGTGTTTCAACAGAGTCAGGCAGCATTTAGACggaaaatcaatgaaataagaCAGGAAATGGCTACCTCGACGTTGCCTGCTGAGCACACTTGA
- the LOC135463739 gene encoding uncharacterized protein LOC135463739 isoform X1: protein MGMSLERVQFKFASIIGELCSQPDVLSQFAVWLDLRLAEYKLKGAISLDCSGEEPDPIWLKGLSKQKTPSRLNSQTDRRTQIHSPGAYRSPSLHRPAHSSSDSDIPQSQSHSVPSRELAERLSPDVVVVKEEPDVYPVSLHAHENRKRSATDSVSIDFRDGPKQRRMSTTESPSHQSLMSVIGGFDNDTIKDSENRGGNSDFPSTSIADNVTLPDLSADVSVDDLSFNKTAADFADQTDFGQDTVNTSDYVGASPKTTSQNTDHYDQRQRWDGRADDSRHKESTLKLKRLSRIPNKLVMSKARLRNITSAVGVFEHWLWETHTEETRGIHEIQPEQLDTYLCDFFVHVRLPNGYNYSLSSFKSLRSNLDFYLKCTNYPASVTTSDVFRQSQAAFRTKYNELKAQSAQNIAVNDDTSDRTNAVPQMVSK, encoded by the exons ATGGGGATGTCACTGGAAAGAGTGCAGTTCAAATTCGCCTCCATCATTGGAGAGCTCTGCAGCCAACCAGATGTTCTCTCCCAGTTTGCAGTGTGGTTAGACCTCAGACTGGCAGAGTACAAGTTAAAAGGGGCCATATCACTTG ATTGCTCTGGAGAAGAGCCAGATCCAATATGGCTGAAGGGATTAAGCAAACAGAAGACCCCATCCAGACTAAACAGTCAGACTGACAGACGGACGCAAATTCATAGCCCAGGTGCCTACAGAAGCCCATCATTACACAGACCAGCTCACTCATCTTCAGATTCAGACATTCCCCAATCACAATCTCACTCTGTGCCCAGCAGAGAGCTGGCTGAGCGACTTTCacctgatgttgttgttgttaaagagGAACCCGATGTTTATCCAGTTAGCTTGCACGCACATGAAAATCGCAAGCGTTCAGCCACGGACAGTGTATCTATTGACTTCAGAGATGGACCAAAACAGAGACGAATGTCAACCACTGAATCGCCTTCCCATCAAAGTCTCATGTCAGTCATTGGTGGATTTGATAATGACACTATAAAGGATAGTGAAAACAGGGGAGGCAACTCTGATTTTCCCTCCACCAGTATTGCAGATAATGTGACATTGCCAGACTTGAGTGCTGATGTGTCAGTGGACGATTTGTCTTTTAACAAAACAGCTGCTGATTTTGCTGATCAAACAGACTTCGGCCAAGACACCGTCAATACTAGCG ACTATGTGGGAGCATCACCAAAGACAACCAGCCAAAATACTGACCATTATGATCAACGACAAAGATGGGATGGAAGGGCAGACGACTCTCGTCACAAAGAAAGCACGTTGAAGTTAAAACGCTTAAGTCGTATACCAAACAAGCTAGTTATGTCTAAGGCACGGTTAAGAAATATTACCAGTGCTGTGGGTGTGTTTGAACATTGGCTGTGGGAAACGCACACAGAGGAGACGAGAGGAATACATGAAATCCAACCAGAACAGCTGGACACGTACCTGTGTGATTTCTTTGTACATGTCAGACTCCCGAATGGTTACAACTATTCTCTTAGTTCCTTCAAATCATTGCGCTCCAACCTGGATTTTTACCTGAAGTGCACAAATTACCCTGCGTCGGTGACAACATCGGATGTCTTCAGACAAAGTCAAGCAGCTTTCAGAACGAAATACAATGAACTCAAGGCTCAAAGTGctcaaaatattgctgtgaaTGATGACACTTCTGACAGGACAAATGCAGTCCCGCAGATGGTATCAAAATAA
- the LOC135463739 gene encoding uncharacterized protein LOC135463739 isoform X2: MGMSLERVQFKFASIIGELCSQPDVLSQFAVWLDLRLAEYKLKGAISLDCSGEEPDPIWLKGLSKQKTPSRLNSQTDRRTQIHSPGAYRSPSLHRPAHSSSDSDIPQSQSHSVPSRELAERLSPDVVVVKEEPDVYPVSLHAHENRKRSATDSVSIDFRDGPKQRRMSTTESPSHQSLMSVIGGFDNDTIKDSENRGGNSDFPSTSIADNVTLPDLSADVSVDDLSFNKTAADFADQTDFGQDTVNTSECMEASTKTTSTNSDQEQRWCGRRDNSCEPRYMGNVQKLVRSNRIPNKIGMSKARRGNITSAVGLFERWLWETHTGEKRGMHEIQPEQLDKYLCDFFEQVRLSNGSNYSLSSFKSLRSNLDFYLKCTNYPASVTSSDVFRQSQAAFRKKMNNIKALSAQSVTFCVE, translated from the exons ATGGGGATGTCACTGGAAAGAGTGCAGTTCAAATTCGCCTCCATCATTGGAGAGCTCTGCAGCCAACCAGATGTTCTCTCCCAGTTTGCAGTGTGGTTAGACCTCAGACTGGCAGAGTACAAGTTAAAAGGGGCCATATCACTTG ATTGCTCTGGAGAAGAGCCAGATCCAATATGGCTGAAGGGATTAAGCAAACAGAAGACCCCATCCAGACTAAACAGTCAGACTGACAGACGGACGCAAATTCATAGCCCAGGTGCCTACAGAAGCCCATCATTACACAGACCAGCTCACTCATCTTCAGATTCAGACATTCCCCAATCACAATCTCACTCTGTGCCCAGCAGAGAGCTGGCTGAGCGACTTTCacctgatgttgttgttgttaaagagGAACCCGATGTTTATCCAGTTAGCTTGCACGCACATGAAAATCGCAAGCGTTCAGCCACGGACAGTGTATCTATTGACTTCAGAGATGGACCAAAACAGAGACGAATGTCAACCACTGAATCGCCTTCCCATCAAAGTCTCATGTCAGTCATTGGTGGATTTGATAATGACACTATAAAGGATAGTGAAAACAGGGGAGGCAACTCTGATTTTCCCTCCACCAGTATTGCAGATAATGTGACATTGCCAGACTTGAGTGCTGATGTGTCAGTGGACGATTTGTCTTTTAACAAAACAGCTGCTGATTTTGCTGATCAAACAGACTTCGGCCAAGACACCGTCAATACTAGCG AATGTATGGAAGCATCCACTAAGACAACCAGCACAAATTCTGACCAAGAGCAGAGGTGGTGTGGAAGGAGAGACAACTCTTGTGAGCCTCGTTACATGGGAAATGTGCAGAAGTTAGTACGCTCAAATCGTATACCCAACAAAATAGGCATGTCTAAGGCTCGGCGAGGAAATATTACAAGCGCTGTGGGTCTCTTTGAGCGTTGGCTGTGGGAAACACACACAGGGGAAAAGAGAGGAATGCATGAAATCCAACCAGAACAACTGGACAAGTACCTCTGTGATTTCTTTGAACAAGTCAGACTCTCGAATGGCTCCAATTATTCTCTTAGTTCCTTCAAATCGTTGCGCTCCAACTTGGATTTTTACCTGAAGTGCACAAATTACCCTGCGTCGGTGACATCATCGGATGTCTTCAGACAAAGTCAAGCAGCtttcagaaagaaaatgaacaatATCAAAGCTCTGAGCGCTCAAAGTGTGACCTTTTGTGTTGAATAA
- the LOC135464147 gene encoding uncharacterized protein LOC135464147 isoform X1 — translation MGVSLERVQFRFASIIGELCSQPDVLSQFAVWLDLRLAEYKLKGAISLDCSGEEPDPIWLKGLSKQKAPSRVNSQTDRRTQSHSPAAYRSPSLHRPAHSSSDSDIPHSQSHSVPSGELAERLSPDVVVVKEEPDVYPVSLHPHENRKRSATDSVSVDFRDGPKQRRMSTTESPSHQSLMSVIGGFENEVDETYNSGDNSGVSSEMPDRTIDMPVELSDLMQSSSEVTAATTAQPGTDTLTDADGSGNVTGGVVTNELIPTAYSQHELRKMRIKNRDSIPRKSITNMVSAVTTFERWLWSQPYHDNRTITDIPPAQLDSYLAEFFTTVSKESGENYRYGTFASMRYHMERYLKETGYPVSLMSPIFSNSCKAHQDRVARLLAEQNPTLDDLDRG, via the exons ATGGGTGTGTCTTTGGAGAGGGTGCAGTTCAGATTTGCCTCCATCATCGGAGAGCTCTGCAGCCAACCAGATGTTCTCTCGCAGTTCGCAGTGTGGTTAGACCTCAGGCTGGCAGAGTACAAGTTAAAAGGAGCTATATCACTAG ATTGCTCTGGGGAAGAACCAGATCCAATATGGCTGAAGGGATTAAGCAAACAGAAGGCCCCATCCAGAGTGAACAGTCAGACTGACAGACGGACACAAAGCCATAGCCCGGCTGCTTACAGAAGCCCATCATTACACAGACCAGCTCACTCATCTTCAGATTCAGACATTCCCCACTCACAATCTCACTCTGTGCCCAGCGGAGAGCTGGCTGAGCGACTTTCacctgatgttgttgttgttaaagagGAACCCGATGTTTATCCAGTTAGCTTGCACCCACATGAAAATCGCAAGCGTTCAGCCACGGACAGTGTATCTGTTGACTTCAGAGATGGACCAAAACAGAGACGAATGTCAACCACTGAATCGCCTTCCCATCAAAGTCTCATGTCAGTCATTGGTGGATTTGAAAATGAGGTTGATGAAACTTATAACAGTGGAGATAACTCTGGTGTGAGTAGTGAAATGCCTGACAGAACGATTGACATGCCAGTTGAACTGTCTGATCTTATGCAGTCATCGTCGGAAGTTACAGCAGCTACGACTGCCCAGCCAGGGACAGATACATTAACAGATGCTGATGGAAGTGGAAATG TGACTGGGGGTGTAGTGACAAATGAGTTAATCCCAACAGCTTATAGTCAGCACGAACTCCGGAAAATGCGGATCAAGAACAGAGACAGCATCCCCAGGAAGTCAATTACCAATATGGTGAGTGCAGTGACAACTTTTGAGCGCTGGCTCTGGTCTCAACCTTACCATGACAACAGAACCATCACCGACATCCCGCCCGCTCAGTTGGACTCGTATCTCGCAGAGTTCTTCACAACTGTGTCTAAAGAGTCTGGGGAAAACTATCGTTACGGTACCTTCGCCTCTATGCGGTATCACATGGAGCGATACCTAAAGGAAACCGGATATCCTGTGTCTCTTATGTCGCCAATTTTCAGTAATAGTTGTAAAGCGCACCAGGACAGAGTTGCCAGGCTTTTGGCGGAGCAGAATCCAACACTGGATGACCTGGACAGAGGATAG
- the LOC135463739 gene encoding uncharacterized protein LOC135463739 isoform X8, with the protein MGMSLERVQFKFASIIGELCSQPDVLSQFAVWLDLRLAEYKLKGAISLDCSGEEPDPIWLKGLSKQKTPSRLNSQTDRRTQIHSPGAYRSPSLHRPAHSSSDSDIPQSQSHSVPSRELAERLSPDVVVVKEEPDVYPVSLHAHENRKRSATDSVSIDFRDGPKQRRMSTTESPSHQSLMSVIGGFDNDTIKDSENRGGNSDFPSTSIADNVTLPDLSADVSVDDLSFNKTAADFADQTDFGQDTVNTSECMEASTKTTSTNSDQEQRWCGRRDNSCEPRYMGNVQKLCGSITKDNQPKY; encoded by the exons ATGGGGATGTCACTGGAAAGAGTGCAGTTCAAATTCGCCTCCATCATTGGAGAGCTCTGCAGCCAACCAGATGTTCTCTCCCAGTTTGCAGTGTGGTTAGACCTCAGACTGGCAGAGTACAAGTTAAAAGGGGCCATATCACTTG ATTGCTCTGGAGAAGAGCCAGATCCAATATGGCTGAAGGGATTAAGCAAACAGAAGACCCCATCCAGACTAAACAGTCAGACTGACAGACGGACGCAAATTCATAGCCCAGGTGCCTACAGAAGCCCATCATTACACAGACCAGCTCACTCATCTTCAGATTCAGACATTCCCCAATCACAATCTCACTCTGTGCCCAGCAGAGAGCTGGCTGAGCGACTTTCacctgatgttgttgttgttaaagagGAACCCGATGTTTATCCAGTTAGCTTGCACGCACATGAAAATCGCAAGCGTTCAGCCACGGACAGTGTATCTATTGACTTCAGAGATGGACCAAAACAGAGACGAATGTCAACCACTGAATCGCCTTCCCATCAAAGTCTCATGTCAGTCATTGGTGGATTTGATAATGACACTATAAAGGATAGTGAAAACAGGGGAGGCAACTCTGATTTTCCCTCCACCAGTATTGCAGATAATGTGACATTGCCAGACTTGAGTGCTGATGTGTCAGTGGACGATTTGTCTTTTAACAAAACAGCTGCTGATTTTGCTGATCAAACAGACTTCGGCCAAGACACCGTCAATACTAGCG AATGTATGGAAGCATCCACTAAGACAACCAGCACAAATTCTGACCAAGAGCAGAGGTGGTGTGGAAGGAGAGACAACTCTTGTGAGCCTCGTTACATGGGAAATGTGCAGAA ACTATGTGGGAGCATCACCAAAGACAACCAGCCAAAATACTGA
- the LOC135464147 gene encoding uncharacterized protein LOC135464147 isoform X2 codes for MGVSLERVQFRFASIIGELCSQPDVLSQFAVWLDLRLAEYKLKGAISLDCSGEEPDPIWLKGLSKQKAPSRVNSQTDRRTQSHSPAAYRSPSLHRPAHSSSDSDIPHSQSHSVPSGELAERLSPDVVVVKEEPDVYPVSLHPHENRKRSATDSVSVDFRDGPKQRRMSTTESPSHQSLMSVIGGFENEVDETYNSGDNSGVSSEMPDRTIDMPVELSDLMQSSSEVTAATTAQPGTDTLTDADGSGNVVYKRKLSNAEKQKLYREKKKLIMTDEERERAKRMSQERYRRWRARNVAKLAKKTG; via the exons ATGGGTGTGTCTTTGGAGAGGGTGCAGTTCAGATTTGCCTCCATCATCGGAGAGCTCTGCAGCCAACCAGATGTTCTCTCGCAGTTCGCAGTGTGGTTAGACCTCAGGCTGGCAGAGTACAAGTTAAAAGGAGCTATATCACTAG ATTGCTCTGGGGAAGAACCAGATCCAATATGGCTGAAGGGATTAAGCAAACAGAAGGCCCCATCCAGAGTGAACAGTCAGACTGACAGACGGACACAAAGCCATAGCCCGGCTGCTTACAGAAGCCCATCATTACACAGACCAGCTCACTCATCTTCAGATTCAGACATTCCCCACTCACAATCTCACTCTGTGCCCAGCGGAGAGCTGGCTGAGCGACTTTCacctgatgttgttgttgttaaagagGAACCCGATGTTTATCCAGTTAGCTTGCACCCACATGAAAATCGCAAGCGTTCAGCCACGGACAGTGTATCTGTTGACTTCAGAGATGGACCAAAACAGAGACGAATGTCAACCACTGAATCGCCTTCCCATCAAAGTCTCATGTCAGTCATTGGTGGATTTGAAAATGAGGTTGATGAAACTTATAACAGTGGAGATAACTCTGGTGTGAGTAGTGAAATGCCTGACAGAACGATTGACATGCCAGTTGAACTGTCTGATCTTATGCAGTCATCGTCGGAAGTTACAGCAGCTACGACTGCCCAGCCAGGGACAGATACATTAACAGATGCTGATGGAAGTGGAAATG TGGTCTACAAGAGGAAACTGAGTAATGCTGAAAAACAGAAACTGTATAGAGAAAAGAAGAAGTTGATTATGACAGATGAGGAGCGTGAGCGAGCTAAACGAATGTCCCAGGAACGATACAGGCGTTGGAGAGCCAGGAATGTGGCCAAGTTGGCAAAAAAGACAGGCTGA